In one Babylonia areolata isolate BAREFJ2019XMU chromosome 12, ASM4173473v1, whole genome shotgun sequence genomic region, the following are encoded:
- the LOC143288104 gene encoding uncharacterized protein LOC143288104, with product MNGAHATLTSTSCPRDLSQYLPVHQPVRKPSGLAVCAKIAYGLRLDPNKLVEWFEMQRLLGVDRIQLFDLNNTDIVHKVFKHYQDSGLLDLLPYKLPGRPWGRFVLKDGRDWTRYGDDKELPVWDCRLRLAGFKYVSTVDMDEFIFPRGFTSLKAFLRQQFDKQKIAAVLKFKPVFFLDHWGPVDPNASLIFLRYLNCTDPKNVVIKTAYLPERTHQAHTHNAYPYKPFTAEFVKPETAVVFHYRSCKKNWKFSCDGPRNTDRSMLKFADKLIPAVSKVRHKVGLHLHGLK from the exons ATGAACGGTGCTCACGCGACGCTGACGTCAACTTCATGTCCAAGAGACCTGAGCCAGTATCTACCTGTCCACCAACCTGTCCGAAAACCAAGTGGGTTGGCCGTTTGCGCCAAGATCGCTTACGGCCTGAGGTTAGATCCGAACAAGCTGGTGGAATGGTTTGAAATGCAGCGCCTTCTGGGAGTTGACCGAATTCAGCTGTTTGACCTGAACAACACGGACATTGTGCACAAGGTCTTTAAGCATTATCAGGATTCAGGACTGCTGGATCTCCTGCCTTATAAATTACCAG GACGCCCATGGGGTCGCTTCGTTCTAAAGGACGGCAGAGACTGGACGCGGTACGGTGACGACAAAGAACTACCCGTTTGGGACTGTCGTTTACGTCTGGCTGGCTTCAAGTACGTCTCCACCGTGGACATGGATGAGTTCATCTTCCCACGTGGCTTCACCAGTCTCAAAGCTTTCCTGAGG CAACAGTTTGACAAACAGAAAATCGCCGCCGTCCTGAAATTCAAGCCTGTGTTTTTTCTGGACCACTGGGGCCCTGTGGACCCTAACGCTTCTCTGATATTCCTGCGATATTTGAACTGTACAGACCCCAAGAATGTTGTGATCAAGACTGCCTATCTTCCTGAGCGAACGcaccaggctcacacacacaatgcttaTCCGTACAAACCATTTACAgc GGAGTTCGTGAAACCCGAGACAGCGGTCGTGTTCCATTATAGATCCTGCAAAAAGAACTGGAAGTTCAGCTGTGACGGGCCGCGGAACACCGACAGATCCATGCTGAAGTTTGCGGACAAGCTCATCCCTGCTGTCTCGAAAGTCCGACACAAAGTGGGACTGCATCTTCATGGGTTAAAGTAG